One Dictyostelium discoideum AX4 chromosome 3 chromosome, whole genome shotgun sequence genomic region harbors:
- a CDS encoding PA14 domain-containing protein — MKKVLILILFLSLFICSSFSQKFNVPYKVYDFLPSQPGFNINYTKYSNDKSIKSTGLVKKLLNPKTHKPEYCCGNRKFNFISNQKEYDQSFMGKPGISKTVINTFTFNPVHYSNGKVKYAVTLKPFTPINGKGWNEGVSGENRYWCIEGHYKFKYQVSKKTSDFFSLYAGGDLSVFIDGKLAFEFAGTSNPDSAVNHKNLNLEVGKTYPFDFFMCQRFDQNKPFVYLQFDTPFVFQCNNIPGVNDDVCPPPTRPPTKPPTKPPTKPPTRPPTRPPTRPPTRPPPTEPPTRPPPTEPPTRPPPTEPPTRPPTEPPTRPPTESPTEPPTEPPKRPPTEPPTKPPTEPPTTPPQCVPEIDCNDNNPCTIDACAFPSNKTPAGSKINNYCTHTPIECDNSNKCKPNSCNVKNGKCEPLPEIKCPPKKAIDLLGIGIICQNEKCEPYSGNCVPDFLKGLLEILLC; from the exons atgaaaaaagttttaattttaattttatttttaagtttatttatatgttCGTCCTTTTCCCAAAAATTCAATGTTCCATATAAAGTTTATGACTTTTTGCCATCGCAACCTGGATTTAATATCAACTATActaaatattcaaatgataaatcaatcaaatcAACTGGTTTAgttaaaaaactattaaatccAAAAACTCATAAACCTGAATATTG TTGTGGAAatagaaaatttaattttatttccaaCCAAAAAGAATATGATCAATCTTTTATGGGAAAACCTGGAATATCAAAAACTGTAATCAATACATTCACTTTTAATCCAGTCCATTATTCAAATGGAAAAGTTAAATATGCTGTTACTCTAAAACCATTTACTCCAATTAATGGAAAAGGTTGGAATGAAGGTGTATCTGGTGAGAATAGATATT ggTGCATTGAAGGacattataaattcaaatatcaAGTAAGTAAAAAAACATCTGATTTCTTTTCATTGTATGCAGGAGGTGATTTATCAGTATTTATCGATGGTAAATTGGCATTTGAATTTGCAGGTACTAGTAATCCTGATTCCGCAGTTAATCATAAAAACTTAAATCTTGAAGTTGGCAAAACTTATccatttgatttctttatgTGCCAAAGATTTGATCAAAATAAACCATTTGTTTATCTCCAATTTGATACACCATTTGTATTTCAATGCA ataatattcCAGGGGTTAATGATGATGTTTGTCCACCACCAACAAGACCACCAACAAAACCACCAACAAAACCACCAACAAAACCACCAACAAGACCACCAACAAGACCACCAACAAGACCACCAACAAGGCCACCACCAACAGAACCACCAACAAGACCACCACCAACAGAACCACCAACAAGACCACCACCAACAGAACCACCAACAAGACCACCAACAGAACCACCAACAAGACCACCAACAGAATCACCAACAGAACCACCAACAGAACCACCAAAAAGACCACCAACAGAACCACCAACAAAACCACCAACAgaaccaccaacaacaccaccacaatGTGTACCTGAAATAGattgtaatgataataatccaTGTACAATTGATGCTTGCGCATTCCCATCAAATAAAACTCCAGCAGgttcaaaaattaacaattattGTACACATACCCCGATAGAATgtgataattcaaataaatgtAAACCAAATTCTTGTAACgttaaaaatggaaaatgtGAACCATTACCAGAAATAAAATGTCCACCAAAGAAAGCTATTGATTTATTAGGAATTGGTATTATTTgtcaaaatgaaaaatgtgAACCATATTCTGGTAATTGCGTTcctgattttttaaaaggacttttagaaattttactttgctaa
- a CDS encoding carboxypeptidase D — translation MNIKIILLSIILIIQLLLLNNNGGIVESKINFSKRKQTDRKPNPSPKTYTKEYYDNKYLKSLKNVKQTPNDFLVTDLPGLDNGILTSFSGLLTTNETSDGNLFFWFFPANETVINPMDAPLLVWLNGGPGCSSMDSVFIETGPLRFIGDSDNSDKFYINPWSWHNSANMLYIDQPFGTGLSFVSDNDGLVTNDLEINQNFYQFIQEFFQIFSNYSTLPFFISGESYAGHYIPHMASYILNMNENLSKDSIKINLQGVAIGNGYTHPTTQINSYREFGYYATGIIGQRQYNNYENLNNLCQEQLSQGNYNSDECANVFNTLLDDSGSSNTSQVNMYDYRLNDPTAGNNWPLPGINQEFVYLNRDDVRSAIHATVTPHQWNECNDTVNGLLTNQDESSLYLFPELLSNIRVLIYNGQFDVICNHVGTTEYLNQIEWDYTQEWSDAPRFTWTSVGTDGSLQSGGYGKTAANLTFVLALGGSHMYPMNMPSTSFDMITRFLKNKSFNDLPQSIGIDAPSTPKPVPLTLGAWIGITVGGCAFGFLVGGLIIYIIMKKSSKNGYYKVIQ, via the exons atgaatattaaaataattttattatcaattattttaattattcaattattattattaaataataatggtggtattgttgaatctaaaataaattttagtaAAAGAAAACAAACCGATAGAAAACCAAATCCTTCACCAAAAACATATACAAAAGAAtattatgataataaatatttaaaatcattaaaaaatgttaaacaAACTCCAAATGATTTCCTTGTAACCGATTTACCAGGTCTTGATAATGGTATTTTAACATCATTTTCAGGTTTATTAACAACCAATGAAACTAGTGATGGTAATTTATTCTTTTGGTTCTTCCCAGCCAATGAAACCGTTATTAATCCAATGGATGCACCATTATTAGTTTGGTTAAATGGTGGTCCAGGTTGTAGTTCAATGGATTCAGTTTTCATTGAAACTGGTCCACTCAGATTTATTGGTGATTCTGATAATTctgataaattttatattaatccATGGAGTTGGCATAATTCTGCAAATATGTTATATATT gaTCAACCATTTGGAACAGGTCTTTCATTCGTTAGTGATAATGATGGTTTAGTTACAAATGATTTAGAAATTAATCAAAActtttatcaatttattcaagaatttttccaaattttttcaaattattcaactttaccatttttcatttctggtg aaagTTATGCAGGACATTATATTCCACATATGGCAagttatattttaaatatgaatgaaaatttatcaaaagattcaattaaaattaatcttCAAGGTGTTGCAATTGGTAATGGTTATACTCATCCAACAACTCAAATTAATTCATATCGTGAATTTGGATATTATGCAACTGGTATCATTGGTCAAAGACAATATAACAATTATGAAAATCTTAATAATCTTTGTCAAGAACAACTCTCACAAGGTAATTACAACTCTGATGAATGTGCAAATGTTTTTAATACACTTTTGGATGATTCCGGTTCAAGTAATACTTCTCAAGTCAATATGTACGATTATAGATTAAACGATCCAACAGCAGGTAACAACTGGCCATTACCAGGTATCAATCAagaatttgtttatttgaatcGTGATGATGTTAGAAGTGCAATTCATGCAACAGTGACACCACATCAATGGAATGAGTGTAATGATACTGTAAATGGGTTACTTACAAATCAAGATGAAAgttcattatatttattcCCAGAATTGTTATCAAATATTAgagttttaatttataatggTCAATTCGATGTAATTTGTAACCATGTTGGTACTactgaatatttaaatcaaattgagTGGGATTACACTCAAGAATGGTCAGATGCACCACGTTTCACATGGACATCAGTTGGTACTGATGGTTCACTTCAATCTGGTGGTTATGGTAAAACAGCTGCAAATTTAACCTTTGTTTTAGCATTAGGTGGTAGTCATATGTATCCAATGAATATGCCTTCAACTTCATTCGATATGATCACTAGATTCTTAAAGAATAAATCATTCAATGATTTACCACAATCTATTGGTATTGATGCTCCATCAACTCCAAAACCTGTCCCACTCACATTGGGTGCTTGGATTGGTATCACCGTTGGTGGTTGCGCCTTTGGTTTCTTAGTTGGGGGTTTAatcatttatataataatgaaaaaatcaAGTAAAAATGGTTATTATAAAGTtatacaataa
- the med11 gene encoding hypothetical protein: MNSLSILNNIEDKVVEAINTAALSLESLSASLDIENTNENFSKFQTQSDKFYNLVKKDIHKGLIDFIDSMTDIAPFDHSSYLKKSELEVSHNFTEIILSHLEDLNNIVENNQEKQEKEKQEKEKLEKEKLEKEKQQSNEMNID, translated from the coding sequence ATGAATTCactttcaatattaaataatattgaagataAAGTTGTAGAGGCAATTAATACGGCAGCATTATCATTGGAATCATTATCAGCTTCTTTGGATATCGAAAATACCAATGAAAATTTCTCAAAATTTCAAACTCAATCagataaattttataatttagtGAAAAAAGATATTCATAAAGGTTTAATAGATTTCATTGATTCAATGACTGATATTGCACCATTTGATCATTCAAGTTATCTAAAGAAATCAGAATTAGAAGTCTCTCATAATTTCACTGAAATCATTCTAAGTCATTTagaagatttaaataatatagttgaaaataatcaagaaaaacaagaaaaagaaaaacaagaaaaagaaaaattagaaaaagaaaaattagaaaaagaaaaacaacaatcaaatgaaatgaatattgattaa
- a CDS encoding NAK family protein kinase, with the protein MGNNQGKTLKIGSYHLNFVKQIAEGGFSYVFLVKDSNTSKHYALKRILIRDEDELKGVKHEISIMKRLTKHKNIVKILDYHKVSDKNNTEMFILMEYCSGGHLVEIMQKRLSSGSKFTDQEILKIFQDICESVAYMHSQQPLIIHRDLKVENVLLDEESGIYKLCDFGSATEEITRMKNKTEMQNAEDDISRHTTLQYRAPEIVDFYRSPVINEKIDIWALGCLLYKLLFYVTPFEDSGSLGILNSNYTIPPNHTHSNDLISLIKIMLNPDPINRPNIFEITNQLNLLRNQQPLFPSHKSNILLSYNENNNINNNNNNINNNNNNNIVNGKNIPKPLPKVVSQTTPTPTPPPPAPSQSPSPSPSPTVVNNIENNSNGLEHSNSNGNISQPSPTPPKRRATPGTTPSLQPVSFPPNNSNNSFDDPFRDSPRTNLSNNPFNVNSNDNSNSSNNNNNNNNNNNNNNNNNGNNITNEEILNIITQLTNNDQTNTFDSGLLLKLKSMKPGKGTMHIIVKRPLKEPLVCFKSLLLVHALLSEGNNIQFKSDVHDSKDLFNNLYLGWSKQKDRYLQLGELLSHYSLLLYKFILFHQKNYMIDGSFAFEEMKWGIPESLDSNNHPISINTIKALFDIMDHLFLVQNNLSDYCINNICSSNSSGSGNVPISLLQHCVNILNSSSYSIFCFISGSIDVLSKQFSDVDMKLISCVNQFQSMYTRLREQYTKLAQVPCFSDIFFPTLPNTAPTFTIVRSNSFNRLNSSLSDLNLNNNNNNNNNSNNSNNSNNSNSGNLSGNASLNSSFDNINSSNPFSTEPTFNPFSATTTNTSESGFGNFGLSEPTSNPSPRYQQSNNNNNNNNNNNGTPISLTPGSLSPVIGAKKPPLPPNIHHLQQQQHPQQQQQQQQQQQQQQQQQQQQQQQQQQQHPQQQGLRFPHSASLEDARLYTLILTPSSSPPLSPSTGPTTAAQQQQQQQQSQHTFDNFNINGHAPPVPQSTQPSFQPHVSFAPNVNINNNNNSHVSAPHSLNSSSSSISSISNPNLGGIAQKGSGNSLMPPPLYKPAARGHRRSQSSNGDEVRRRNLLQQQLEQNRDFLNHNRLLNKQSRMNNPNNLFDEGDSGFGDGEEEDEGLLN; encoded by the exons atgggAAATAATCAAggtaaaactttaaaaattggttcatatcatttaaattttgttaaGCAAATTGCAGAag GTGGCTTTTCATATGTTTTCTTAGTAAAAGATTCAAATACTTCAAAACATTATgcattaaaaagaattttaattaGGGATGAGGATGAATTAAAAGGTGTTAAAcatgaaatttcaataatg AAAAGATTAacaaaacataaaaatataGTTAAAATATTAGATTATCATAAAGTTAGTGATAAGAATAATACAGAGATGTTTATATTGATGGAATATTGTTCAGGTGGACATTTAGTAGAGATAATGCAAAAGAGATTATCGAGTGGAAGTAAATTTACAGATCAAGAGATATTGAAGATCTTTCAAGATATTTGTGAATCGGTTGCATATATGCATTCACAACAACCATTGATAATTCATAGGGATTTAAAGGttgaaaatgttttattGGATGAAGAGAGTGGCATTTACAAACTCTGTGATTTCGGGTCAGCCACCGAGGAAATCACAAGAATGAAGAATAAAACCGAGATGCAGAATGCCGAAGACGATATATCACGTCACACCACATTACAATACAGAGCGCCAGAGATTGTCGATTTCTACAGGTCACCAGTCATCAATGAGAAAATCGATATCTGGGCATTGGGCTGTCTGTTGTATAAACTATTGTTCTATGTCACACCATTTGAAGATTCAGGTTCATTAGGTATactaaattcaaattatacaATACCCCCAAATCATACtcattcaaatgatttaatatctttaattaaaataatgttAAATCCTGATCCAATCAATAGACCTAATATCTTTGAAATtacaaatcaattaaatttattaagaaATCAACAACCATTATTCCCTTCtcataaatcaaatattttattatcatataatgaaaataataatataaataataataataataatattaataataataataataataatatagtaaATGGTAAAAATATACCAAAACCATTACCAAAGGTTGTATCACAAActacaccaacaccaacaccaccaccacctgcGCCATCacaatcaccatcaccatcaccatcgcCAACAgttgtaaataatattgaaaataatagtaatggatTAGAacatagtaatagtaatggaaATATTTCACAACCAAGTCCAACACCACCAAAAAGAAGGGCGACACCAGGTACAACACCATCACTTCAACCAGTTTCATTCCCTcctaataatagtaataatagttttgatGATCCATTTAGGGATTCACCACGTACGAATTTAAGTAATAATCCATTTAATGTAAATAGTAacgataatagtaatagtagtaataataataataataataataataataataataataataataataataatggaaataatatAACGAAtgaagaaattttaaatattattacacAACTTACAAATAATGATCAAACTAATACATTTGATAGtggattattattgaaattgaaatcaatGAAACCAGGTAAAGGTACAATGCATATCATTGTAAAGAGGCCATTGAAAGAACCTTTAGTTTGTttcaaatcattattattggtacATGCTTTATTATCAGAGGGTAATAATATACAATTTAAATCCGATGTTCATGATAGTAaggatttatttaataatttatatttaggTTGGtcaaaacaaaaagatagat attTACAATTAggtgaattattatcacattattcattattgttatataaatttatattatttcatCAAAAGAATTATATGATTGATGGTAGTTTTGCATTTGAAGAGATGAAATGGGGTATACCAGAATCATTAGATAGTAATAATCATCCAATTAGtataaatacaattaaagCTTTATTCGATATTATggatcatttatttttagttcaaaataatttatcagattattgtattaataatatttgtagtagtaatagtagtggtagtggtaatgttccaatttcattattacaaCATTgtgtaaatatattaaatagttCATCATATAGTatcttttgttttattagTGGTTCGATAGATGTTTTATCAAAACAATTTAGTGATGTCGATATGAAGTTAATTTCATGTGTtaatcaatttcaatcaaTGTATACAAGATTAAGGGAACAATATACAAAGTTAGCACAAGTACCTTGTTTCTCTGATATTTTCTTTCCAACTTTACCAAATACTGCTCCAACTTTTACTATTGTTAGAagtaatagttttaatagaTTAAATAGTAGTTTatcagatttaaatttaaataataataataataataataataatagtaataatagtaataatagtaataatagtaatagtggtaatTTATCAGGTAATGCAAGTTTGAattcatcatttgataatataaatagtagTAATCCATTTTCAACCGAACCAACATTTAATCCATTCTCGGCAACTACAACCAATACATCAGAGTCAGGTTTTGGTAATTTCGGATTAAGTGAACCAACCTCAAATCCTTCACCACGTTatcaacaatcaaataataataataataataataataataataatggtacacCAATATCATTAACTCCTGGTAGTTTGTCACCTGTAATTGGTGCAAAGAAACCACCACTCCCACCAAATATTCAtcatttacaacaacaacaacacccacaacagcaacaacaacaacaacaacaacaacaacaacaacaacaacaacaacaacaacaacaacaacaacaacaacaacaacacccaCAACAACAAGGATTAAGATTCCCACATTCAGCATCTTTGGAAGATGCTCGTTTATATACATTAATTTTAACACCATCgtcatcaccaccattatcaccatcaacGGGTC caacaacagcagcacaacaacaacaacaacaacaacaatcacaacatacatttgataattttaatattaatggaCATGCACCACCAGTACCACAATCAACACAACCATCATTCCAACCTCATGTTTCATTTGCACcaaatgtaaatattaataataataataatagtcatGTATCAGCACCACATTCATTGAAtagttcatcatcatcaatctCTAGTATTTCAAATCCAAATTTAGGTGGTATTGCTCAAAAGGGTAGTGGTAATTCTTTAATGCCACCACCATTGTATAAACCTGCTGCACGTGGTCATAGAAGATCTCAAAGTTCAAATGGTGATGAAGTTAGAAGAAGAAAtctattacaacaacaattggaACAAAATAGAGATTTCTTAAATCATAatagattattaaataaacaatctAGAAtgaataatccaaataatttattcgaTGAAGGAGATTCTGgttttggtgatggtgaagaagaagatgaaggtttattaaattaa
- the sybA gene encoding synaptobrevin domain-containing protein: protein MSEPVNKVKQTQQQVDDVTNTMHIAVGKMLDNQQKVSELTDKSENMKQGAQQFKKKTNEIKRLMWCRNIKLTLIIIAVVVLLLVVIIVPIVLKFT from the exons atgtcagaACC agTTAATAAAGTAAAACAAACTCAACAACAAGTTGATGATGTTACAAATACCATGCACATTGCAGTTGGTAAAATGTTAGATAATCAACAAAAAGTTTCAGAATTAACAGATAAGAGTGAAAATATGAAACAAGGTGCTCAACAATTCAAAAAGAAGACTAATGAAATCAAACGTTTAATGTGGTGTAGAAATATAAAACTTACTCTTATCATTATTGCAGTAGTTGTGCTCTTATtggttgttattattgtacCAATTGTTCTCAAATTTacataa
- the anapc5 gene encoding anaphase promoting complex subunit 5 — protein MDKYRLTPHKITICVLVEYYLNGTIKYHQKQSLSHLLIRHIKENNYQDTVKEVSLYDFIEKELKYVLPIQFINNEFLRMIQFDSVDDIYQFMSSLKELFNGSNDHESINSKQMQLLDSKSILGIFIKKVILNFNQILFDGLIKLYDQLDQYLNDFYNEINKIQQQQQQQQQKEHCENDNSIDMSMDQEQQQQQQEDYNEISNYENKIKFLSPLDEERFIYEETIRINSLIGIETPLEIENQVNRLKASLPNVKRVHLISLLFNIGYQDYDQSLEDLHRYFDYVNGQMTSSQWSSSASSFLFTPNDNYQSGNSNSSNYYYNNYNFIGGSGDTTNLMLPYAVLNLVRLHYHFGHYEESYLALREAIRIAQERADHSCLALADHWLARLLKKSVYNSMESSNLLQYLLASHSDSEILKKSIERSRDLEMPDLLALNHTAFSKYKLENGEFSTNINSNNYNSNNNNNNNNSNTNNNTNNNNNTNNANNNNNNNNNNTNNTNNNNNNNNNNNNNNNNNNNNNNSSNSNNNGGVNMFGKSFHLWNDIFQPIEISRLLDKSSSTAMIAHHLYSSSWELLGNNDLAQFFTELAMKSYHSNDLSLQHDPLRAVSSQNTIIYNIGTNNNNNNNNNNNQIKQQQQQNQQPPDLLSFCKLALLYSKKSKYNEAIQILIKCFSIYKTQHLCGNLLTFTVLSILFDHLMINIDNNNNNNNNNNNNNNNNNNNNNNDNELLISIVIESLINITNRFQSEDSVDGSGWSQIVICYQKIIKYYCNVRGMYEKSMNLIVKGIQISRDFGLDSQITHFYSLLSKIYEKSSPYRFSGLSDTLSALSLSNSYHLANSIADSNIALIKIHLSTDRLDKAITLIKETLPMVLSDKLLNSQLYLLWAKSLISTSTKQSIDYLNRSEQLFLQLFSNQSNNNNNNNNNNNNNNELLKEIYYLKSIIYNDLGDIENRNLYAKKFKSILVPSSSIQQQQQQQQQQQQQQQQQQQQQQQSNQSPVINSVQPTPKICLVPPILMKIR, from the exons ATGGATAAATATAGATTAACACCTCACAAAATTACAATTTGTGTTTTAGTTGAATATTATCTAAATGGAACAATCAAATACCATCAAAAACAATCTTTAtctcatttattaattagaCACATAAAA gaaaataattatcaagATACAGTTAAAGAAGTTAGTTTATATGATTtcattgaaaaagaattaaaatatgTATTACcaattcaatttataaataatgaattccTAAGAATGATTCAATTTGATAGTGTAGATGATATCTATCAATTTATGAGttcattaaaagaattattcaATGGTAGTAATGATCATGAATCtataaattcaaaacaaATGCAACTATTAGATTCAAAAAGTATTTTAGGTATCttcattaaaaaagtaattttaaattttaatcaaattcTATTCGATGGTTTAATTAAACTTTATGATCAATTAGATCAATACCTAAATGATTTctataatgaaattaataaaattcaacaacaacaacaacaacaacaacaaaaagagcattgtgaaaatgataatagtatAGATATGTCAATGGATCAagaacaacagcaacaacaacaagaggattataatgaaattagtaattatgaaaataaaattaaatttttatcacCATTAGATGAAGAAAGATTTATTTATGAAGAGACTATTAGAATCAATTCATTAATTGGCATTGAAACACCATTGGAGATTGAGAATCAGGTGAATAGGTTGAAAGCATCATTACCAAATGTAAAGAGAgttcatttaatttctttgttatttaatattggttATCAAGATTATGACCAATCATTAGAAGATTTACATAGATATTTCGATTATGTTAATGGTCAAATGACATCTTCACAATGGTCTTCCTCGGCATCTTCATTTCTGTTCACGCCAAATGACAATTATCAATCgggtaatagtaatagtagtaattattattataataattataattttattggtggtagtggtgataCCACTAATTTAATGCTACCATATGCGGTATTGAATTTAGTTAGATTACATTACCATTTCGGTCATTACGAAGAGAGTTATCTAGCATTAAGAGAAGCAATTAGAATTGCACAAGAACGTGCTGATCATTCTTGTTTAGCATTGGCTGATCATTGGTTAGctagattattaaaaaagtcTGTTTACAATTCAATGGaatcttcaaatttattacaatACCTATTAGCATCCCACAGTGAttctgaaattttaaaaaaatcaattgaaagaaGTAGAGATCTTGAAATGCCTGACCTTTTAGCACTCAATCATACtgctttttcaaaatataaattagaaaatggtgaattttcaacaaatattaattcaaataattataattcaaataataataataataacaataattcaaatactaataataatacaaataataataacaatacaaataatgcaaacaataataataataataataataataatacaaataatacaaataataataacaacaataataataataataataataataataataataataataataacaataatagtagtaatagtaataataatggtggtgttAATATGTTTGGTAAATCATTTCATTTATGGAATGATATATTtcaaccaattgaaatttcaagaTTATTAGATAAGAGTAGTAGCACTGCAATGATAGCACATCATCTTTATTCAAGTTCATGGGAACTATTAGGTAATAATGATCTTGCACAATTTTTTACTGAATTAGCAATGAAATCATATCATTCTAATGATTTATCACTTCAACATGACCCATTACGTGCTGTTTCTTCTCAAAATACAATCATCTATAATATAggtactaataataataataataataataataataataatcaaattaaacaacaacaacaacaaaaccaacaaccaccagatttattatcattttgtaaattagcattattatattcaaagaaatcaaaatataatgaagcaattcaaatattgataaaatgtttttcaatttataaaactCAACATCTTTGtggtaatttattaacatttacagttttatcaattttatttgatcatttaatgattaatattgataataataataataataataataataataataataataataataataataataataataataataatgataatgaattattgatatcaattgtaattgaatcattaattaatattacaaatagATTTCAGTCAGAAGATAGTGTTGATGGATCAGGTTGGAGTCAAATTGTTATTtgttatcaaaaaataattaaatattattgtaATGTTAGAGGAATGTATGAAAaatcaatgaatttaattgttaaagGTATTCAAATTTCAAGAGATTTCGGATTAGATTCACAAATTACTCATTTCTATTCATTGCTTTCAAAAATTTATGAAAAATCATCACCATATAGATTCTCTGGTTTATCAGATACACTATCAGCATTATCTCTATCGAATAGTTATCATTTAGCAAATTCAATAGCTGATTCCAATATtgcattaattaaaattcatttatCAACTGATAGATTAGATAAAGCAATCACTTTAATAAAGGAAACTTTACCAATGGTTTTatctgataaattattaaattctcaATTATATTTACTTTGGgcaaaatctttaatttcaacttcaactaaacaatcaattgattatttaaatagatctgaacaattatttttacaattattttcaaatcaatcaaataataataataataataataataataataataataataatgaactattaaaagaaatttattatttaaaaagtattATATATAATGATTTGggtgatattgaaaatagaaatttaTATGCTAAAAAATTTAAGTCAATTTTAGTTCCTTCATCATctattcaacaacaacaacaacaacaacaacaacaacaacaacaacaacaacaacaacaacaacaacaacaacaaagtaATCAATCTCCTGTCATTAATTCTGTGCAACCAACTCCAAAAATATGTTTAGTTCCACcaatattaatgaaaattagataa